The proteins below come from a single Chrysoperla carnea chromosome 1, inChrCarn1.1, whole genome shotgun sequence genomic window:
- the LOC123294140 gene encoding histone-lysine N-methyltransferase PRDM9-like encodes MNDTNKECIDTSFDQEIHTLHEINNEPFEIITNTSDNHLKTVTVISDQQIVYSNYIPNTVSTFEIPITITETDSNKQISYATMTNVPFSDTSGKFIIHIESNDNYSTIMTAAEHESTSIPAIKEKKTYTCKKCNHFFTNRFDLIVHERIHEPLNTEFPCVHCLEKFTTKSKLISHKCKKKELNNTFNYVCETCNRKFKTLTLLNAHKRTHNIQNRSFICSICDKGFSLEMNLKAHINMHNGENKLLNRIISKTDKLFEVDTYPYKCRYNNCDLIFETKTSLQMHIKNVHK; translated from the coding sequence ATGAATGATACAAATAAAGAATGTATTGATACATCATTTGATCAAGAAATACATACActtcatgaaataaataatgagCCATTTGAGATAATTACAAATACCTCCGATAATCATTTGAAAACTGTAACAGTGATTAGTGATCAACAAATTGTTTATAGTAATTATATACCGAATACTGTATCAACTTTCGAAATACCTATTACAATTACTGAAACGGATTCGAATAAACAAATTAGCTATGCAACAATGACAAATGTACCGTTTTCGGACACAAGTGggaaatttataattcatatcGAATCAAATGATAATTATTCTACAATCATGACTGCCGCCGAACATGAATCAACTTCAATACCGGctataaaagagaaaaaaacttatacatgtaaaaaatgtaatcatttttttacaaatcgtTTCGATTTAATCGTACATGAACGGATTCATGAACCGTTAAATACCGAATTTCCATGTGTACattgtttggaaaaatttacaacgaaaagtaaattaatatcgcataaatgtaaaaagaaagaattaaataatacattcaaTTATGTTTGTGAAACGtgtaatcgaaaatttaaaacgttAACGCTGTTAAACGCACATAAACGGacacataatatacaaaatcggagttttatttgttcaatttgtgATAAAGGTTTTAGTTTGGAGATGAATTTAAAGGCTCATATAAATATGCATAatggtgaaaataaattattaaatcgcATAATTAGTAAGActgataaattatttgaagtGGATACGTATCCATATAAATGTCGATATAATAATTGTGATCTAATTTTTGAGACAAAAACCAGTTTACAGatgcatattaaaaatgttcataaataa
- the LOC123298008 gene encoding ATP-dependent RNA helicase Ddx1 isoform X1 — MTAFEEFGVMPEIGKAVEEMDWMLPTDVQAEAIPLILGGGDVLMAAETGSGKTGAFCLPILQIVWETLRDIESGKGGGSGGGKPATSKLTFNYDTLFIFKDVFNLNLISGTPWTMSFHDRGAAMAVSPDGLRCQAREQREWHGTRCTRGVQNAGKYYFEATVTDEGLCRVGWSMPQANLDLGTCRFGFGFGGTGKKSNNKQFDNYGEAFGKCDVIGNLLDLDNGEIKFTKNGQDLGLAFKLNGQMKSGPYFPAVVLKNAEMSFNFGTTPFKYDLPSGYVAVCNAPSDKVVVNPNGGSSSTTTSSKAALNAPKAIIIEPSRELAEQTSNQLAKFSKYLESPKVKELVVIGGVSVKDQISALNSGIDLIVGTPGRLEDLIQGGHLALTNVRFFVLDEADGLLKSGYTDLINRIHKQIPKITSDGHRLQMIVCSATLHDFEVKKLAERLMHFPTWVDLKGEDAVPETVHHVVCMVDPQTDVSWKNLRRHIQTDGVHSQDDVRPGNNTAETLSEAVKMLKGEYCVRAIEKHRMEKAIIFCRTKVDCDNLERYLKQIGGNKYSCVCLHGDRKPNERKANLEKFKRNEAKFLICTDVAARGLDITGLPFMINITLPDEKSNYVHRIGRVGRAERMGLAISLVSTVPEKVWYHGEWCASRGRNCWNTRLTDEKGCCIWYNEVRYLAEIEDHLNITIEQVDKEISVPLNEFDGKVVYGEKLKQSGSGYVGHVAQMAPTVTQLAALESNAQSIFLRNMIEAK, encoded by the exons ATGACCGCATTCGaag AATTTGGTGTGATGCCAGAAATTGGAAAAGCTGTCGAGGAAATGGATTGGAT gtTACCAACCGATGTACAAGCCGAAGCTATTCCTCTCATACTTGGTGGAGGTGATGTTTTGATGGCAGCAGAAACAGGTAGCGGAAAAACTGGTGCATTTTGTTTGccaattttacaaattgtcTGGGAGACTTTACGAGATATTGAAAGTGGTAAAGGGGGAGGATCTGGAGGTGGAAAACCTGCAACCAGTAAGCTAACTTTTAACTAtgatacattatttatatttaaagacgtattcaatttaaatttaatatcaggTACTCCTTGGACTATGTCCTTTCATGATCGGGGAGCAGCTATGGCTGTGTCCCCAGATGGCTTACGATGTCAAGCTCGCGAACAACGTGAATGGCATGGTACAAGATGTACGCGGGGTGTTCAGAATGctggtaaatattattttgaagcaACTGTAACCGATGAAGGCTTGTGTCGAGTTGGTTGGAGTATGCCACAAGCAAACCTAGACCTAGGAACATGCCG ATTTGGTTTTGGATTTGGTGGTACAggaaaaaagtcaaataataAACAGTTTGATAATTATGGGGAGGCGTTTGGAAAATGTGACGTCATAGGCAATCTACTTGATTTAGATAATGGAGAAATCAAATTTACAAAGAATGGGCAAGATTTAGGTCTTGCATTTAAATTGAATGGTCAAATGAAATCTGGTCCATATTTTCCTGCCGTAGTACTAAAG AATGCAGAAATGTCGTTTAATTTTGGAACAACGCCTTTTAAATATGATCTTCCCAGTGGTTATGTGGCTGTATGTAATGCTCCAAGTGATAAAGTTGTTGTAAATCCAAATGGAGGATCAAGCTCAACCACTACCTCTTCAAAAGCTGCGTTAAATGCTCCCAAAGCAATCATTATTgag CCTTCTAGAGAACTTGCCGAACAAACATCAAATCAATTGgcgaaattttctaaatatttagaaTCTCCGAAAGTAAAGGAATTGGTTGTCATTGGTGGAGTAAGTGTTAAAGATCAAATAAGTGCATTGAATTCTGgtattgatttaattgttgGTACACCTGGTCGATTAGAAGATTTAATTCAaggag gacATTTGGCGTTAACTAATGTAAGATTTTTCGTCTTGGACGAAGCTGATGGCTTGCTAAAATCTGGTTATACTGACTTAATTAATCGTATACATAAACAAATTCCAAAGATCACATCGGACGGTCATCGTTTACAAATGATCGTTTGTAGTGCAACCCTTCATgattttgaagtgaaaaaatTAGCAGAAAGATTAATGCATTTCCCAACATGGGTTGATTTAAAAGGTGAAGATGCTGTTCCAGAAACTGTACATCATGTTGTTTGTATGGTTGATCCACAAACAGATGTATCTTGGAAAAATTTACGTCGTCATATTCAAACAGATGGG gtgCATAGTCAAGACGATGTTAGACCTGGTAACAATACAGCAGAAACATTAAGCGAAGCTGTGAAAATGTTGAAAGGTGAATACTGTGTACGTGCAATAGAAAAACATCGAATGGAAAAAGCAATTATATTTTGCCGTACTAAAGTAGATTGTGATAATTTAGAACGTTATCTAaagcag ATTGGTGGGAACAAATATTCATGCGTTTGTCTTCATGGCGACCGTAAACCAAATGAAAGAAAAGCGAATTTggaaaagtttaaacgtaatgAAGCTAAGTTCTTAATCTGTACGGATGTTGCCGCTCGTGGTTTGGATATAACTGGATTACCATTTATGATTAATATCACTTTACCAgatgaaaaatcaaattatgttCATCGTATTGGTCGTGTCGGACGTGCTGAACGTATGGGTCTTGCTATTAGTCTTGTAAGCACTGTACCCGAAAAAGTATGGTACCATGGTGAATGGTGTGCATCACGTGGTCGAAACTGTTGGAATACACGATTAACCGATGAAAAGGGTTGTTGTATTTGGTATAACGAAGTTCGA tattTAGCTGAAATTGAGGatcatttaaatataacaatagaACAAGTAGATAAAGAAATATCAGTACCGCTCAATGAATTTGATGGTAAAGTGGTTTATGGTgagaaattaaaacaaagtgGATCCGGTTATGTGGGACATGTTGCTCAAATGGCTCCAACTGTCACACAATTAGCTGCATTAGAATCAAATGCACAGAGTATATTTTTACGTAATATGATTGAAGCTAAgtaa
- the LOC123298043 gene encoding probable aminopeptidase NPEPL1: MALYCVTMCRKGITDKYGSHIRIKSENLDKIWSLKFFYRPVSHLAIQGINHLNRRTNSLQHRNKKMGVSLRFCNGLSTTDPQNHPVLIIGQVKHLNQLKYSQIKCKLEPRVTEEIFKAAISSLHPSPTDSCSLYLNLATVAALPIKCSRHNTPSRSHAITKLVKNCTVGVDESVVILCEKPDLYASACAVARAFPTYSKKSSSGISPTKGDNSPTTTNVNIEFIIINGNQDDALSGRGDVDHLTAEDLDMLNTTASAIRLAASIVDTPCNEMNVDHFLQEVKKIGNELKITPKIIRGEELREKGFGGIYGVGKAARVPPALAVLSFNPPGAQNTIAWVGKGIVYDTGGLSIKGKTAMPGMKRDCGGAAAILGAFYAAVKANFTQNLHAVFCLAENAVGPDATRPDDVHTLYSGRTVEINNTDAEGRLVLSDGVAYAQKDLKANIILDMATLTGAQAVATGKYHGAILTNTAEWEDLGVQAGLNSGDLLFPIPYCPELHFSEFASAIADMKNSVSDRSNAQSSCAGLFIMAHLGFDYSGAWIHVDMAAPVNCGERATGYGVALLTTLFGHYTKHPLLNSVSPLFSESTENVTKKQRIN, from the exons ATGGCGTTATACTGTGTGACAATGTGTCGAAAAGGGATTACCGACAAGTACGGTAGTCATATTCGGATAAAATCGGAAAATCTCGATAAAATTTggagtttgaaatttttttataggccTGTTTCGCACTTAGCTATTCAGGGTATTAATCATCTAAACCGACGAACG aATTCTCTACaacatagaaataaaaaaatgggtgTATCGTTGCGTTTTTGTAATGGATTATCAACAACTGATCCACAAAATCATCCAGTTTTAATTATTGGCCAAGTGAAACatttaaatcaattgaaatattcACAAATTAAGTGTAAACTTGAGCCTCGCGTTACTGAAGag ATTTTCAAAGCTGCTATTTCTAGTTTACATCCTTCACCTACCGATAGTTGttcattgtatttaaatttagcaACTGTAGCTGCATTACCAATAAAATGTTCCCGTCACAATACCCCTTCAAGATCGCATGCAATtacaaaattagttaaaaattgtacGGTTGGCGTTGATGAAAGTGTTGTG atTTTATGCGAGAAACCGGATTTGTATGCTAGTGCTTGTGCAGTAGCTCGTGCTTTTCCCACATACTCAAAGAAATCATCATCAGGTATTTCTCCAACAAAAGGGGACAACAGTCCAACAACGACAAACGTGaacattgaatttattattataaatggaaATCAAGATGACGCATTATCAGGACGTGGTGATGTTGATCATTTAACTGCTGAAGATTTAGATATGTTAAATACAACAGCAAGTGCCATACGTTTAGCGGCATCCATTGTAGATACACCTTGCAATGAGATGAatgttgatcattttttgcaa gaagtgaaaaaaattggaaatgaattaaaaataacaccGAAAATAATTCGTGGCGAAGAATTACGTGAAAAAGGTTTTGGTGGCATATATGGGGTAGGAAAAGCTGCACGTGTACCACCTGCATTAGCTGTACTTAGTTTCAATCCACCAGGCGCACAAAATACTATTGCGTGGGTTGGTAAAGGTATTGTTTACGATACTGGTGGTTTGAGTATTAAAGGAAAAACTGCAATGCCTGGAATGAAACGTGATTGTGGAGGAGCTGCAGCTATTTTAGGAGCATTTTATGCAGCTGTTAAagcaaattttacccaaaatttgCATGCTGTATTTTGTTTAGCTGAAAATGCTGTAGGTCCTGATGCAACTCGACCAGATGATGTTCATACTTTATACTCAGGGAGAACTGTAGAAATTAATAATACGGATGCCGAAGGGCGTTTAGTTTTATCAGATGGAGTTGCGTACGCACAAAAAGATTTAAAggctaatattattttagatatgGCTACTTTAACTGGAGCCCAA gcTGTGGCAACTGGTAAATATCATGGAGCTATTTTAACAAATACTGCTGAATGGGAAGATTTAGGTGTACAAGCTGGATTAAATTCCGGTGATTTATTGTTCCCCATACCATATTGTCCTGAATTACATTTTAGTGAATTTGCATCAGCTATTGCTGATATGAAAAATTCTGTAtct GATCGTAGTAATGCTCAATCATCATGTGCTGGATTATTTATAATGGCACATTTAGGATTTGATTATAGTGGGGCTTGGATTCACGTTGATATGGCCGCACCTGTTAATTGT GGTGAACGTGCTACAGGATATGGAGTGGCGTTATTAACAACTTTGTTCGGACATTATACTAAACATCCTTTATTGAATTCAGTTAGTCCATTATTCTCGGAATCTACTgaaaatgtcacaaaaaaacaacgcattaattaa
- the LOC123298008 gene encoding ATP-dependent RNA helicase Ddx1 isoform X2, whose amino-acid sequence MTAFEEFGVMPEIGKAVEEMDWMLPTDVQAEAIPLILGGGDVLMAAETGSGKTGAFCLPILQIVWETLRDIESGKGGGSGGGKPATSTPWTMSFHDRGAAMAVSPDGLRCQAREQREWHGTRCTRGVQNAGKYYFEATVTDEGLCRVGWSMPQANLDLGTCRFGFGFGGTGKKSNNKQFDNYGEAFGKCDVIGNLLDLDNGEIKFTKNGQDLGLAFKLNGQMKSGPYFPAVVLKNAEMSFNFGTTPFKYDLPSGYVAVCNAPSDKVVVNPNGGSSSTTTSSKAALNAPKAIIIEPSRELAEQTSNQLAKFSKYLESPKVKELVVIGGVSVKDQISALNSGIDLIVGTPGRLEDLIQGGHLALTNVRFFVLDEADGLLKSGYTDLINRIHKQIPKITSDGHRLQMIVCSATLHDFEVKKLAERLMHFPTWVDLKGEDAVPETVHHVVCMVDPQTDVSWKNLRRHIQTDGVHSQDDVRPGNNTAETLSEAVKMLKGEYCVRAIEKHRMEKAIIFCRTKVDCDNLERYLKQIGGNKYSCVCLHGDRKPNERKANLEKFKRNEAKFLICTDVAARGLDITGLPFMINITLPDEKSNYVHRIGRVGRAERMGLAISLVSTVPEKVWYHGEWCASRGRNCWNTRLTDEKGCCIWYNEVRYLAEIEDHLNITIEQVDKEISVPLNEFDGKVVYGEKLKQSGSGYVGHVAQMAPTVTQLAALESNAQSIFLRNMIEAK is encoded by the exons ATGACCGCATTCGaag AATTTGGTGTGATGCCAGAAATTGGAAAAGCTGTCGAGGAAATGGATTGGAT gtTACCAACCGATGTACAAGCCGAAGCTATTCCTCTCATACTTGGTGGAGGTGATGTTTTGATGGCAGCAGAAACAGGTAGCGGAAAAACTGGTGCATTTTGTTTGccaattttacaaattgtcTGGGAGACTTTACGAGATATTGAAAGTGGTAAAGGGGGAGGATCTGGAGGTGGAAAACCTGCAACCA gTACTCCTTGGACTATGTCCTTTCATGATCGGGGAGCAGCTATGGCTGTGTCCCCAGATGGCTTACGATGTCAAGCTCGCGAACAACGTGAATGGCATGGTACAAGATGTACGCGGGGTGTTCAGAATGctggtaaatattattttgaagcaACTGTAACCGATGAAGGCTTGTGTCGAGTTGGTTGGAGTATGCCACAAGCAAACCTAGACCTAGGAACATGCCG ATTTGGTTTTGGATTTGGTGGTACAggaaaaaagtcaaataataAACAGTTTGATAATTATGGGGAGGCGTTTGGAAAATGTGACGTCATAGGCAATCTACTTGATTTAGATAATGGAGAAATCAAATTTACAAAGAATGGGCAAGATTTAGGTCTTGCATTTAAATTGAATGGTCAAATGAAATCTGGTCCATATTTTCCTGCCGTAGTACTAAAG AATGCAGAAATGTCGTTTAATTTTGGAACAACGCCTTTTAAATATGATCTTCCCAGTGGTTATGTGGCTGTATGTAATGCTCCAAGTGATAAAGTTGTTGTAAATCCAAATGGAGGATCAAGCTCAACCACTACCTCTTCAAAAGCTGCGTTAAATGCTCCCAAAGCAATCATTATTgag CCTTCTAGAGAACTTGCCGAACAAACATCAAATCAATTGgcgaaattttctaaatatttagaaTCTCCGAAAGTAAAGGAATTGGTTGTCATTGGTGGAGTAAGTGTTAAAGATCAAATAAGTGCATTGAATTCTGgtattgatttaattgttgGTACACCTGGTCGATTAGAAGATTTAATTCAaggag gacATTTGGCGTTAACTAATGTAAGATTTTTCGTCTTGGACGAAGCTGATGGCTTGCTAAAATCTGGTTATACTGACTTAATTAATCGTATACATAAACAAATTCCAAAGATCACATCGGACGGTCATCGTTTACAAATGATCGTTTGTAGTGCAACCCTTCATgattttgaagtgaaaaaatTAGCAGAAAGATTAATGCATTTCCCAACATGGGTTGATTTAAAAGGTGAAGATGCTGTTCCAGAAACTGTACATCATGTTGTTTGTATGGTTGATCCACAAACAGATGTATCTTGGAAAAATTTACGTCGTCATATTCAAACAGATGGG gtgCATAGTCAAGACGATGTTAGACCTGGTAACAATACAGCAGAAACATTAAGCGAAGCTGTGAAAATGTTGAAAGGTGAATACTGTGTACGTGCAATAGAAAAACATCGAATGGAAAAAGCAATTATATTTTGCCGTACTAAAGTAGATTGTGATAATTTAGAACGTTATCTAaagcag ATTGGTGGGAACAAATATTCATGCGTTTGTCTTCATGGCGACCGTAAACCAAATGAAAGAAAAGCGAATTTggaaaagtttaaacgtaatgAAGCTAAGTTCTTAATCTGTACGGATGTTGCCGCTCGTGGTTTGGATATAACTGGATTACCATTTATGATTAATATCACTTTACCAgatgaaaaatcaaattatgttCATCGTATTGGTCGTGTCGGACGTGCTGAACGTATGGGTCTTGCTATTAGTCTTGTAAGCACTGTACCCGAAAAAGTATGGTACCATGGTGAATGGTGTGCATCACGTGGTCGAAACTGTTGGAATACACGATTAACCGATGAAAAGGGTTGTTGTATTTGGTATAACGAAGTTCGA tattTAGCTGAAATTGAGGatcatttaaatataacaatagaACAAGTAGATAAAGAAATATCAGTACCGCTCAATGAATTTGATGGTAAAGTGGTTTATGGTgagaaattaaaacaaagtgGATCCGGTTATGTGGGACATGTTGCTCAAATGGCTCCAACTGTCACACAATTAGCTGCATTAGAATCAAATGCACAGAGTATATTTTTACGTAATATGATTGAAGCTAAgtaa
- the LOC123298413 gene encoding V-type proton ATPase subunit G, protein MASQTQGIQQLLAAEKRAAEKVAEARKRKAKRLKQAKEEAQEEIEKYRAERERQFKEFEAKHMGSREDVAQRINLEARGRIDEINKKVDANKEKIINDILTIVNDIKPELHQNYRVQRGELKLGHN, encoded by the exons ATGGCAAGTCAAACGCAAGGTATTCAACAACTATTAGCTGCAGAAAAGCGGGCAGCTGAAAAAGTAGCCGAAGCTCGTAAAC gtaaaGCAAAACGTCTAAAGCAAGCAAAAGAGGAAGCCCAAGAAGAAATTGAAAAGTATCGTGCTGAACGTGAACGTCAATTTAAAGAATTCGAGGCAAAACACATGGGATCCCGTGAAGATGTTGCCCAAAGAATAAACTTAGAAGCCCGTGGTCGTATTGATGAAATCAACAAAAAAGTTGACGCCAACAAGGAAAag aTTATTAATGATATCTTGACAATTGTTAACGATATCAAACCCGAATTGCATCAAAATTATCGTGTTCAACGTGGAGAATTAAAATTGGGCCACAATTAG
- the LOC123298072 gene encoding uncharacterized protein LOC123298072, with translation MSKSAASFGVNQIIQTEKNAAQKIEEARQRRVLRLKQAEKEAKEEVQKLRLEREEQFNKFKEQAISLNKDAELRVEKAAKAAMDDLEHKANRNRSKVIEDILQLICDVKPEIHQNYLIHKDKTRKIIRPDDAFEGNIQTIYSSQKVSQNITDQYEVRKEKENEKVKPRVPRESFTVTTDLCNLCSPETRIEDGRVCAACNPNATFSDPKELAEWKCPGILCDGGGADIDSEQQEYTPINRAETIYQRTPFTDVKSLISEENEYSISEGKDTVEHEGSGNITDEYTKSESFVKWGTVDEYTKENENYRSDTVSTAEEYHELSHSQRVKSSSISSSGYPESSDDQIESHNISSSENHESIHDQVLSHDINFIMEENHFSESSHNQVNNTAEYHESSHGDKQHVKGVPELEVEKKSKDENVIENENHLFTTLDLSENPSERTTIVIEIPRIGDNFHPTLPWKQTHCRKCSRNTGTRNITINLNSMKIGEEPNSTKDSKLKEEPLLQTEDDIVTVNSGELNIPRGCDIKTPTATISTSSFNVSTNDDNDSLHEPEF, from the exons atgtcaaaatcagCAGCTTcgtttggtgtaaatcagataatCCAAACTGAAAAGAACGCAGCACAAAAAATAGAAGAAGCACGACagc gtCGAGTTTTACGATTAAAACAAGCTGAAAAAGAAGCTAAGGAAGAAGTTCAAAAGTTACGTTTAGAGCGTGaagaacaatttaataaatttaaggaGCAAGCCATCAGTCTTAATAAAGATGCGGAATTACGTGTGGAAAAAGCTGCAAAAGCAGCGATGGATGACTTGGAGCATAAAGCTAATAGAAACAGGTCtaag GTAATAGaagatattttacaattaatttgtgATGTTAAGCCAGAAATAcatcaaaactatttaattcataaagatAAAACTAGAAAGATAATTCGCCCTGATGATGCATTTGAAGGAAACATACAAACGATATATTCATCACAGAAAGTGTCACAAAATATCACAGATCAATATGAAGTTcgtaaagaaaaagaaaatgagaAAGTTAAACCTAGAGTACCCAGAGAGTCTTTTACGGTGACAACTGATTTGTGTAATTTATGTAGTCCAGAAACACGTATAGAAGATGGTCGTGTCTGTGCAGCTTGTAATCCAAACGCTACATTTAGTGATCCTAAAGAGTTGGCTGAATGGAAATGTCCGGGTATATTGTGTGATGGAGGTGGAGCAGATATAGATAGTGAACAACAAGAATATACTCCAATAAATAGAGCAGAAACAATATACCAAAGGACACCATTTACTGATGTTAAAAGTTTAATCAGCGAAGAAAATGAATACAGTATTAGCGAAGGAAAAGATACCGTCGAACACGAAGGAAGTGGTAACATAACAGATGAATATACGAAAAGTGAAAGTTTTGTTAAATGGGGAACTGTAGATgaatatacaaaagaaaatgaaaattatcgttCAGATACTGTTAGTACGGCAGAAGAATATCATGAATTAAGTCACAGTCAACGTGTCAAGTCCAGTAGTATTAGTTCTTCAGGATATCCGGAATCAAGTGATGATCAAATCGAATCCCATAATATTAGCTCTTCAGAAAATCATGAATCAATTCATGACCAAGTGCTGTCccatgatattaattttataatggaGGAAAATC ATTTCAGTGAATCAAGTCACAATCAAGTCAATAATACTGCAGAATATCACGAATCAAGTCACGGTGATAAACAACATGTTAAAGGTGTTCCAGAATTAGaagtcgaaaaaaaatcaaaagatgagaatgttatagaaaatgaaaatcacTTATTTACAACATTAGATTTATCAGAAAATCCATCTGAAAGAACCACTATAGTTATAGAAATTCCACGAATTGGGGATAATTTTCATCCAACATTACCCTGGAAACAAACACATTGCCGTAAATGTTCTAGGAACACCGGAACtcgaaatattacaattaatttaaattcgatGAAAATTGGTGAAGAACCAAACTCAACAAAAGATTCTAAACTAAAAGAAGAGCCACTTTTACAAACGGAAGATGATATTGTTACTGTAAATAGTGGTGAATTGAACATTCCTCGTGGCTGTGACATAAAAACTCCAACAGCTACAATAAGTACTTCATCGTTTAATGTCAGTACTAATGACGATAACGATAGTTTACATGAGCCGGAGTTCTAG